In a single window of the Brachionichthys hirsutus isolate HB-005 chromosome 18, CSIRO-AGI_Bhir_v1, whole genome shotgun sequence genome:
- the golga5 gene encoding golgin subfamily A member 5: MSWIADFAGKAEDFLNKMDQGAATALIKKQERISSSSFDEEESSVRPDYNAAGYNTNAAKKEVNASPDNALSYISAAAGNIMKPNATGANLPASGAATSAKTSAGFVRPKKSEQDVDDDMLFDFLNSSDPPASNRRDSRKEVGKKVVPVAEPQNLTPSQLITIHSTPSAPSTPPSTRGVSRASSMSSLSAYSVKMSEESPAREQNQDKAESSDSSLAIFQESSAQGPPASPPTEEPQSQILSSLRLENQLLRSEVTSLNQEMASVIQRAKDLQDELNQTRLRTDKWNSEQSQTGQMLRELRSHVDDLTEALSAKDGQLAVLKIRLDEADQLLKSRSIALDEAQNEKLRIMQDLSEGSSMQSQALETTQERLREVEIAVRREKDSYRQMQSEYATRLSKVEAERQTLAETVAAIERRGGEDKLRLDDLQQQLKSGKAAADAAKQELQDYKHKASRILQSKEKLISSLKEGSGLDTLDSSGAMTLELEDLRHEKELQREEIQKLQGQVFSLRTEIQDLESQALTETETWREQQLQFEEQLTLQGRAKQEVEAEGERYKQELQYLEEEQHRAKISLQSRIKDREDEIQKLRNQLTNKTISNSQTELENRLHQLTETLIQKQTMLEALGTEKSSLVFQLERLEQQLKNSQGGPSGGPAINIGPLEGPGTRQRNTPILFSDQDSRGVYGKVRKAASTIDRFSIRLGIFLRRYPMARLFVILYMAALHLWVMIVLLTYTPEMHHADPGGR, from the exons ATGTCTTGGATCGCTGACTTTGCTGGGAAAGCTGAGGACTTCCTCAATAAAATGGACCAGGGAGCTGCAACCGCCCtgatcaaaaaacaagaaagaataTCCTCTTCTTCATTCGATGAGGAAGAATCGTCTGTCAGACCAGACTACAATGCTGCAGGATATAACACCAATGCAGCTAAAAAGGAAGTCAATGCATCTCCTGATAATGCCCTGAGCTacatctctgcagcagcaggaaacaTCATGAAACCCAACGCAACCGGGGCCAACCTTCCTGCCAGCGGTGCCGCCACCTCTGCCAAGACATCGGCTGGCTTCGTGAGGCCCAAAAAGAGCGAGCAGGACGTGGATGACGACATGCTCTTTGACTTTCTGAACAGCTCGGACCCTCCAGCTAGCAACCGGAGGGATTCCAGAAAAGAAGTGGGGAAAAAGGTTGTTCCAGTTGCAGAACCCCAAAACCTGACACCATCTCAGTTGATCACTATCCACAGCACCCCCTCTGCCCCATCGACACCCCCTTCGACCCGGGGTGTATCCAGGGCCTCGAGCATGAGCTCACTGTCAGCTTACAGCGTGAAAATGTCAGAGGAGAGCCCCGCCAGAGAACAAAACCAAG ACAAAGCTGAGAGTTCAGACTCCAGCTTGGCCATCTTCCAAGAGTCCAGTGCGCAGGGacctcctgcgtctcctccgACAGAGGAGCCGCAGAGCCAGATTCTGTCCAGTCTGCGTCTGGAAAATCAGTTGCTGCGCAGTGAGGTGACTTCCCTCAACCAAGAAATGGCTTCGGTCATCCAGAGAGCAAAAGACTTACAGGATG AATTGAACCAGACGCGTTTACGCACTGACAAATGGAACTCGGAGCAGTCTCAGACTGGACAGATGTTACGGGAACTTCGGTCACATGTTGATGATCTCACAGAAGCCCTCTCGGCAAAAGACGGTCAACTTGCAGTCCTGAAAATCAGACTTGATGAAGCCGATCAGCTGCTGAAGTCCCGTAGCATTGCATTAGATGAGGCACAGAACGAAAAGTTAAG aattatGCAAGACCTCTCAGAAGGAAGCAGCATGCAGTCACAAGCTCTTGAAACGACCCAGGAAAGGCTGCGAGAGGTTGAAATAGCTGTCAGGAGGGAAAAGGACAGCTATCGTCAGATGCAG AGTGAATATGCTACACGCCTGTCCAAAGTTGAGGCTGAGAGGCAAACCCTCGCAGAGACAGTGGCTGCGATAGAGCGGCGAGGTGGAGAGGACAAGCTCCGACTCGACGACCTCCAGCAGCAACTGAAGAGTGGCAaagctgcagctgatgctgcCAAACAGGAGTTACAGGACTACAAGCACAAAGCGTCTCGCATTCTACAA TCAAAAGAGAAGTTGATCAGCAGTCTGAAGGAGGGATCTGGTCTTGACACTCTGGACAGCAGCGGGGCCATGACTCTGGAGCTGGAGGATCTACGTCATGAGAAAGAACTGCAAAGAGAAGAGATCCAAAAACTCCAGGGACAAGTTTTCTCACTTCGAACAGAAATACAG GATTTAGAAAGTCAGGCtttgacagagacagagacatggcgggagcagcagctgcagtttgaGGAGCAGCTGACCTTACAGGGCAGAGCTAAGCAAGAGGTGGAGGCTGAGGGCGAGCGCTACAAACAG GAGCTGCAGTATCTAGAGGAAGAGCAACACAGAGCCAAAATCAGTTTGCAAAGCAGAATCAAGGACCGAGAAGATGAAATCCAGAAACTCAGGAACCAG TTGACCAATAAAACCATTAGCAACAGCCAAACGGAGCTGGAGAATCGTCTCCACCAGCTGACGGAAACACTGATTCAGAAGCAGACAATGCTGGAGGCTCTGGGCACAGAAAAAAGTTCCCTGGTTTTCCAGCTAGAGCGTTTGGAACAGCAGCTGAAGAACTCTCAGGGAGGACCAAGCGGAGGGCCAGCCATCAACATAGGACCTCTGGAGGGACCAG GAACTCGACAAAGAAACACTCCGATCCTTTTCAGTGATCAGGACAGCCGAGGAGTGTATGGCAAAGTACGCAAGGCAGCCAGCACAATTGATCGTTTCAG CATCAGACTGGGCATCTTCTTGAGGCGCTATCCTATGGCTAGACTTTTCGTTATCTTGTACATG GCTGCACTCCATCTGTGGGTCATGATTGTTCTCCTGACGTACACCCCTGAAATGCACCATGCTGATCCTGGTGGAAGATAG
- the ndufaf1 gene encoding complex I intermediate-associated protein 30, mitochondrial, translated as MSLTKITSLTSTRLLRSIRRLLSPPVTPFTVPRRALKYRRPGTPNEDKFQWQSMTFDLAKGVKEIRRTFVLLKKYFVESLTIGPEGRPLSEHAFEQNRVVWEFRGPESLEQWTVSSDREIGGQSEAYLKLGKNTNTCFLYGTLNSTPPNDGETRYSGYCTLRSQPQLAAFDKKILHDWTSFNYLHLRVRGDGRPWMISIATDTFFSHQKDDLYCYFLYTRGGPYWQDVKIPFSKFFLTHCGRIHDDQHPIWLDKVTNIGFTLGDKADGHFQLEIDFIGVAKDHAHTEEFAYEMYKRNP; from the exons ATGTCTCTGACAAAGATCACAAGTCTCACGTCAACAAGGCTGCTGAGGTCCATCCGCCGTCTGCTGTCCCCTCCCGTCACTCCTTTCACTGTTCCCAGAAGAGCTTTGAAATACAGACGACCTGGAACTCCCAATGAAGACAAGTTCCaatggcagagcatgacatttGACCTTGCAAAGGGTGTGAAAGAAATAAGGAGGACTTTTGTATTGCTGAAAAAATACTTTGTTGAATCCTTGACAATCGGACCAGAAGGCAGACCGCTGAGTGAACACGCGTTCGAGCAGAACAGGGTGGTGTGGGAGTTCCGAGGTCCAGAATCCCTGGAACAGTGGACGGTGTCCTCGGATCGGGAGATAGGAGGCCAAAGTGAGGCTTACTTGAAGCTTGGCAAAAACACTAATACCTGTTTTCTGTATGGCACGCTGAACTCCACTCCTCCAAACGATGGAGAAACTCGCTACAGTGGCTACTGCACCCTGCGTTCACAGCCACAGCTG gCTGCATTTGATAAAAAAATTCTCCACGATTGGACCAGTTTCAACTACCTGCATTTGCGTGTTCGTGGCGATGGCCGGCCCTGGATGATCAGCATCGCAACGGACACGTTCTTCTCTCACCAGAAAGATGACTTGTACTGTTATTTCCTGTACACCAGAGGAGGACCCTACTGGCAAGACGTCAAG ATACCTTTTTCCAAGTTTTTCCTCACCCATTGTGGGAGAATACACGATGATCAACATCCTATATGGCTGGACAAG GTGACCAACATTGGATTCACCTTAGGAGATAAAGCTGATGGGCATTTCCAGCTGGAGATTGATTTCATTGGCGTCGCTAAAGATCATGCACACACTGAGGAGTTTGCCTACGAGATGTACAAGAGGAATCCTTAA
- the rtf1 gene encoding RNA polymerase-associated protein RTF1 homolog isoform X2, with protein sequence MVNVKKRKGRVVIDSDSEDSASDDNLDQELLSLAKRKRVDSGEQEEPVSKPAASTDSETSDSDDEWTVGGTKGKKKVKQGKGSEKKNATKKKVNKSTASGSSEGDSSAESSAPEEGEVSDSDSNSSSSSSDSDSSEDEVFRDGYDDDLMGDAEDRARLEQMTEKEREQELFNRIEKREVLKRRFEIKKKLKTAKKKEKEEKKKKQEEEQEKRKLSQVQDTQVVMSHNKERRSKRDEKLDKKSQAMEELKAEREKKKNRTAELLAKRQPLKTSEVYSDDEEEEEEDDDKSSVKSDRSSRSSSYDDDEKEETPPKSQPVSLPDELNRVRLSRHKLERWCHMPFFAKTVTGCFVRIGIGNSSSKPVYRVAEIVDVVETSKVYQLGSTRTNKGLQLRHGGDTRVFRLEFVSNQEFTESEFMKWKEAMMVAGMQVPTLDEITKKEQTIKEAMNYKFNDKDIEDIVKEKDRFRKAPPNYAMKKTQLLKDKAMAEESGDGDKVKVIQDELNKLEERAEALDRQRTKNISAISYINQRNRSWNIVESEKALVAEGQNAKNQQMDPFTRRQCKPTMVSNARDPSVHAAILAHLNQKYGSGSEGDPSGADKNKLGQSNAKDKDAPKPATDLSEDLFKVHDFDVKIDLQVPNAEAKSLSVSSNALPVKDGAPRRSLNLEDYKKRRGLI encoded by the exons ATGGTGAATGTGAAGAAACGGAAAGGTCGGGTCGTGATTGACTCTGACTCCGAAGACAGTGCCAGCGACGATAATTTAGATCAG GAGCTTTTGTCTTtggcaaagaggaagagagtTGATTCAGGTGAACAGGAAGAGCCAGTTAGCAAACCTGCAGCTTCTACAGACTCTGAAACATCTGATAGTGACGATGAG TGGACCGTGGGCGGCACCAAAGGCAAGAAGAAGGTTAAGCAGGGGAAAGGCTCTGAGAAGAAGAATGCCACAAAGAAGAAGGTTAATAAATCAACGGCGTCTGGCAGCTCGGAGGGAGACAGTTCAGCGGAGAGCTCTGCACCAGAGGAGG GTGAGGTGTCCGATTCCGATAGCAACAGTTCATCCTCCAGCTCCGACTCGGACTCGTCTGAAGATGAGGTCTTCAGGGACGGTTATGATGACGACCTGATGGGAGACGCGGAGGACAGAGCTCGACTTGAACAGATGAcggagaaggagagggagcaggagcTGTTCAACAGAATCGAGAAGAGGGAGGTGCTGAAGAGACG TTTTGAAATTaagaagaagctgaagacggccaaaaagaaggagaaggaggaaaagaaaaagaagcaggaggaagaacaaGAAAAGAGGAAGCTATCTCAGGTTCAAGACACACAAGTG gtgatgtcacacaacaagGAACGGCGATCCAAACGTGACGAAAAACTTGACAAGAAGTCCCAGGCCATGGAGGAACTCAAAGCTGagcgagagaagaagaaaaacagaacgG CGGAACTTCTGGCCAAGCGGCAGCCGCTGAAGACGAGCGAGGTTTACTCcgacgatgaggaggaagaggaggaagacgatgacAAGTCATCAGTCAAGAGCGACCGCAGTTCACGTTCGTCTTCTTACGACGATGACGA aaaagaggaaactCCACCAAAGTCGCAGCCGGTTTCGCTCCCGGACGAGCTCAACCGGGTGCGTCTGTCCCGGCACAAGCTGGAGCGCTGGTGCCACATGCCCTTCTTCGCTAAGACGGTGACCGGTTGCTTCGTCAGGATAGGGATTGGGAACAGCAGCAGTAAGCCCGTTTACAGG GTTGCTGAAATTGTGGACGTGGTAGAAACATCAAAGGTTTACCAGCTGGGGTCAACACGAACAAACAAGGGGTTACAATTACG GCATGGCGGCGACACGCGGGTGTTCAGGCTTGAGTTCGTATCAAATCAGGAGTTTACAGAAAGCGAGTTCATGAAGTGGAAGGAGGCG ATGATGGTTGCTGGAATGCAAGTACCGACTTTGGATGAAATCACCAAAAAGGAGCAGACCATCAAGGAAGCGATGAATTATAAGTTCAATGACAAAGACATAGAGGAC ATTGTGAAAGAAAAGGACCGATTCCGAAAGGCTCCTCCGAATTATGCCATGAAGAAAACACAGTTGCTCAAAGACAAG GCCATGGCAGAGGAGagcggagacggagacaaagtGAAAGTGATCCAGGACGAGCTGAACAAACTTGAGGAGAGGGCAGAGGcactggacagacagaggacaaagAACATCTCTGCCATCAG TTACATCAATCAGAGGAACAGAAGTTGGAACATCGTTGAATCTGAAAAAGCTCTTGTG GCCGAAGGACAAAATGCTAAAAACCAACAAATGGACCCTTTCACGCGAAGACAGTGCAAACCCACCATGGTGTCTAAC GCCAGAGACCCGTCGGTCCACGCCGCCATTCTCGCTCATCTAAACCAGAAGTACGGCTCCGGGTCGGAAGGCGATCCCTCCggtgcagacaaaaacaaactg GGTCAATCAAACGCAAAAGACAAAGACGCTCCCAAGCCGGCCACTGACCTCTCAGAGGACTTGTTTAAAGTCCATGATTTCGACGTGAAGATTGACCTGCAGGTCCCCAATGCGG AGGCAAAGTCTCTGTCTGTGAGCTCCAACGCGCTGCCGGTGAAGGACGGGGCCCCTCGCAGGTCCCTCAACCTGGAAGACTACAAGAAGAGGCGAGGGCTCATCTGA
- the rtf1 gene encoding RNA polymerase-associated protein RTF1 homolog isoform X1: MVNVKKRKGRVVIDSDSEDSASDDNLDQELLSLAKRKRVDSGEQEEPVSKPAASTDSETSDSDDEWTVGGTKGKKKVKQGKGSEKKNATKKKVNKSTASGSSEGDSSAESSAPEEGEVSDSDSNSSSSSSDSDSSEDEVFRDGYDDDLMGDAEDRARLEQMTEKEREQELFNRIEKREVLKRRFEIKKKLKTAKKKEKEEKKKKQEEEQEKRKLSQVQDTQVVMSHNKERRSKRDEKLDKKSQAMEELKAEREKKKNRTAELLAKRQPLKTSEVYSDDEEEEEEDDDKSSVKSDRSSRSSSYDDDEKEETPPKSQPVSLPDELNRVRLSRHKLERWCHMPFFAKTVTGCFVRIGIGNSSSKPVYRVAEIVDVVETSKVYQLGSTRTNKGLQLRHGGDTRVFRLEFVSNQEFTESEFMKWKEAVSSMMVAGMQVPTLDEITKKEQTIKEAMNYKFNDKDIEDIVKEKDRFRKAPPNYAMKKTQLLKDKAMAEESGDGDKVKVIQDELNKLEERAEALDRQRTKNISAISYINQRNRSWNIVESEKALVAEGQNAKNQQMDPFTRRQCKPTMVSNARDPSVHAAILAHLNQKYGSGSEGDPSGADKNKLGQSNAKDKDAPKPATDLSEDLFKVHDFDVKIDLQVPNAEAKSLSVSSNALPVKDGAPRRSLNLEDYKKRRGLI, translated from the exons ATGGTGAATGTGAAGAAACGGAAAGGTCGGGTCGTGATTGACTCTGACTCCGAAGACAGTGCCAGCGACGATAATTTAGATCAG GAGCTTTTGTCTTtggcaaagaggaagagagtTGATTCAGGTGAACAGGAAGAGCCAGTTAGCAAACCTGCAGCTTCTACAGACTCTGAAACATCTGATAGTGACGATGAG TGGACCGTGGGCGGCACCAAAGGCAAGAAGAAGGTTAAGCAGGGGAAAGGCTCTGAGAAGAAGAATGCCACAAAGAAGAAGGTTAATAAATCAACGGCGTCTGGCAGCTCGGAGGGAGACAGTTCAGCGGAGAGCTCTGCACCAGAGGAGG GTGAGGTGTCCGATTCCGATAGCAACAGTTCATCCTCCAGCTCCGACTCGGACTCGTCTGAAGATGAGGTCTTCAGGGACGGTTATGATGACGACCTGATGGGAGACGCGGAGGACAGAGCTCGACTTGAACAGATGAcggagaaggagagggagcaggagcTGTTCAACAGAATCGAGAAGAGGGAGGTGCTGAAGAGACG TTTTGAAATTaagaagaagctgaagacggccaaaaagaaggagaaggaggaaaagaaaaagaagcaggaggaagaacaaGAAAAGAGGAAGCTATCTCAGGTTCAAGACACACAAGTG gtgatgtcacacaacaagGAACGGCGATCCAAACGTGACGAAAAACTTGACAAGAAGTCCCAGGCCATGGAGGAACTCAAAGCTGagcgagagaagaagaaaaacagaacgG CGGAACTTCTGGCCAAGCGGCAGCCGCTGAAGACGAGCGAGGTTTACTCcgacgatgaggaggaagaggaggaagacgatgacAAGTCATCAGTCAAGAGCGACCGCAGTTCACGTTCGTCTTCTTACGACGATGACGA aaaagaggaaactCCACCAAAGTCGCAGCCGGTTTCGCTCCCGGACGAGCTCAACCGGGTGCGTCTGTCCCGGCACAAGCTGGAGCGCTGGTGCCACATGCCCTTCTTCGCTAAGACGGTGACCGGTTGCTTCGTCAGGATAGGGATTGGGAACAGCAGCAGTAAGCCCGTTTACAGG GTTGCTGAAATTGTGGACGTGGTAGAAACATCAAAGGTTTACCAGCTGGGGTCAACACGAACAAACAAGGGGTTACAATTACG GCATGGCGGCGACACGCGGGTGTTCAGGCTTGAGTTCGTATCAAATCAGGAGTTTACAGAAAGCGAGTTCATGAAGTGGAAGGAGGCGGTAAGCTCG ATGATGGTTGCTGGAATGCAAGTACCGACTTTGGATGAAATCACCAAAAAGGAGCAGACCATCAAGGAAGCGATGAATTATAAGTTCAATGACAAAGACATAGAGGAC ATTGTGAAAGAAAAGGACCGATTCCGAAAGGCTCCTCCGAATTATGCCATGAAGAAAACACAGTTGCTCAAAGACAAG GCCATGGCAGAGGAGagcggagacggagacaaagtGAAAGTGATCCAGGACGAGCTGAACAAACTTGAGGAGAGGGCAGAGGcactggacagacagaggacaaagAACATCTCTGCCATCAG TTACATCAATCAGAGGAACAGAAGTTGGAACATCGTTGAATCTGAAAAAGCTCTTGTG GCCGAAGGACAAAATGCTAAAAACCAACAAATGGACCCTTTCACGCGAAGACAGTGCAAACCCACCATGGTGTCTAAC GCCAGAGACCCGTCGGTCCACGCCGCCATTCTCGCTCATCTAAACCAGAAGTACGGCTCCGGGTCGGAAGGCGATCCCTCCggtgcagacaaaaacaaactg GGTCAATCAAACGCAAAAGACAAAGACGCTCCCAAGCCGGCCACTGACCTCTCAGAGGACTTGTTTAAAGTCCATGATTTCGACGTGAAGATTGACCTGCAGGTCCCCAATGCGG AGGCAAAGTCTCTGTCTGTGAGCTCCAACGCGCTGCCGGTGAAGGACGGGGCCCCTCGCAGGTCCCTCAACCTGGAAGACTACAAGAAGAGGCGAGGGCTCATCTGA